GCGACGAAGCGCGCCTGGCCAATCTGCAGGCCGCGCAGCGCCTGGCCGAGCGCCTGGGCGGCGAAGTGGTGCTGCTGCGCGGCGCGTCGGTGGCCGAAACCCTGCTGGCGCATGCCCGCGAGCGGCGTGCCAGCCTGATCCTGGTCGGTCGTAGCCGCCAGCGCCTGCGCCGGCGCTGGAGTTTCGCTCGCGGTTTGGCCGAGCGCCTGCTGCAGGCCGGTGAAGGCCTGGAAATCAGTGTGCTGGATGGCACCGCCGAGTCCCGCACTGCACGACCGCCGCGCCGAGCACCGCTGGTCTGGCGCGATTACCTGCTGGCTGTCCTGGCTACGCTGCTGGCGACCGGAGTCGCCCTGGGCCTGGCGCGCTATCTGGAACTACCGAATATCTCGCTGATCTTCCTCGCCGCGGTGCTGGTGGTGGCGGTGCGCAGCAGCCTGGGCCCGGCGCTGGTCTGCGCCGGGCTGTCGTTCGTGATCTACGACTTCCTGTTCGTACCGCCGACCTGGTCGCTGACCATCGACCGCCAGCAGGATGTACTGACCCTACTGTTCTTCCTGCTGATGGCGGCGCTGACCGGCAATTTGGCCAGCCGCCAGCGCCGGCAGTTGCAGGCCCTGCGCCAGACTCAGGGAGAAACCACCGCGCTGCTCGAACTGTCGCGCAAACTGACCGCTGCCACCGACCGCCAGGCTGTACTGGCAGCGGCGTTGCAGCAGTTTGCGCCCTGGCACGAAGTGGAGGTCAGCCTGCTGGCGCGTAGTGCGGACGGCGTATGGAAGGTCGAGGCCGGTGCCCAGCGCCTGCTCGCCGAACAGGAACGCGCCGCCGCCGAATGGGCCTGGCAGCACGACCAGCCGGCCGGCCTGGGCACCGACACCTTGCCGGGCGGGCGCTGGTGGTGGTGGCCGCTGTCCGGCGAGGAGGGGCCGCTGGCCCTGCTGGGTATCAGTCCCAAGGATGGCAGGGGGTTGCCGCCGGAACAGCGGCGCTTGCTGGCTGCCCTTGGCCAACCGCTGGCCCAGGCCCTGGAACGCGCGCAGCTGGCCGAGGATCTGGAGGCCGCGCGCCTGCACGGGCAGACTGAGGAACTGCGCAGCGCCTTGCTGGCCTCGGTGTCCCACGACCTGCGCACGCCGCTGACCGCCATGCGCGGCTCGATCGACAGCCTGCTGGCCCTTGGCGAGCAGATTCCCCTGGCCGATCGCCGCGAGCTGCTGGAAGGCACCCGCGACGAGGCCGAGCGCCTCGACCGCTATATCCAGAACCTGCTGGACATGACCCGCCTGGGCCACGGTGGCCTGAAGCTGGCGCGTGACTGGGTGGCGCCGGGCGATATAGTCGCCAGTGCTCTGCAACGTCTGCGTCCGGTACTGGCGCCACTGCAGGTGGAGACTGAGCTGCCTGGCGAGTTGCCGCTGCTGTATGTGCATGCGGCGCTGATCGAGCAGGCGCTGGTCAATGTGCTGGAGAACGCTGCGCGCTTCTCGCCGAGCCAGGGCCGCCTGCGTGTGGCGCTGGAGGCGGATGGCGCCGAGCTGCGCTTTGTGGTCAGTGATCAGGGCCCGGGGATTCCCGAGCATGAGCGGGAGAAGATCTTCGACATGTTCTACACCGCCGCGCGTGGCGATCGCGGCGGGCAGGGCACCGGCCTGGGCCTGGCGATCTGCCAGGGCATGCTTGGCGCCCACGGTGGCCGGGTCACGGTGGGTGAGGGCCTGGATGGCCGTGGCGCCAGCCTGACCCTGCATTTGCCACTGCACCCGCAACCTTTACCCGAAGAAGAGTAGGGCGGTTGCAACCCGCGTCGAGTGCTGAACGCGGGTTTCACCCGCCCTACGTGAGCGGAATGAAAGAGTGATATGACGAGCAATCCTTCGACCATCCTGGTGATCGACGACGAAGCGCAGATCCGCAAGTTCCTGCGTATCAGCCTGGCGGCTCAGGGCTACAAGGTGCTGGAAGGCGCCAATGGCACGGAGGGCCTGGCCCAGGCGGCACTGGGCAAGCCAGACCTGGTAGTGCTTGACCTCGGTTTGCCAGACATGGATGGCCAGCAGGTGCTGCGCGAACTGCGCGAGTGGTCGACGGTGCCGGTGCTGGTGCTCTCGGTGCGCGCCAGCGAGGGCGAGAAGGTGCTGGCCCTGGACGGCGGCGCCAATGACTACGTGACCAAGCCGTTTGGCATCCAGGAATTCCTCGCCCGGGTGCGCGTACTGCTGCGCCAGGCTAGCACGGGCGAGCAGCAGGAAGCGCTGGTCAGCAGCGGGCCGTTGAGTGTCGACTTCGCCTATCGGCGGGTCAGCCTGGACGGTGTCGAGGTCGCGCTGACGCGCAAGGAGTACGCGGTGCTGGCCATGCTTGCCCGCCACCTCGGCCGGGTGGTAACCCAGCAACAGCTGCTCAAGGACATCTGGGGCCCGACCCATGTCGAGGACAGCCACTACCTGCGGGTGGTGGTCGGCCATCTGCGGCAGAAGCTCGGCGACGACCCGGCCGCGCCGCGCTTTATCCTTACCGAGGCCGGGGTCGGTTATCGCCTGCGCGAGCTGTAGGGCGCCGACCCGGCACTAGGGATGGTCGCGCTCATACTTGTCGAGGGTATCGCTGGCGATCTGCCGGCCGAGCATGATCAGCTCCGGCGCCTTGTGGAACTCGAAGAAACGGCATACGCGCTTGGGCACGTTGATCAGGATGTCCGGCGGATACCCGGCGATCTTGTACTGGGCCAGCGAGGTCTGCATGGTCTCGAAGCTCTGGTTGATCAGTTCTAGCAGCGAGGCCGGGCCGACATTGGTCAGAACATGGGAGCTGTTGGCCGATTTCGGCGCGGCTTCCTCGACGTTCTTGCGCGCGGCCACTGGCTGATCCAGCCAAGGGTTGGCGGCCTCGACCAGCAGCTCGCCTTCCTCTTCTTCGTCGCTGTCGCGGCGCAGGAACGGCAGGCGCGCGCTGAGCGAGCCCATCAGTTGGTCAATGCGGCCCTTGATCGCCGCCGGGCGCTCGATCACCGGCAACTGGTACTGCTTCTGGTTCAGCGAGTTGAGGTTGACCGCGACGATCAGGTCGCAATGGCTGGCCACCACCGGCACGATCGGCAGCGGGTTGAGCAGGCCGCCATCGACCAGCATGCGGTTGCCCTGGGTGACCGGGGTGAACAGGCTGGGAATCGCCGCCGAGGCGCGCATGGCCTTGTGCAGGCAGCCTTCCTGGAACCAGATTTCCTGCTGGTTGGTCAGGTCGGTGGCGACGGCGGTGTAGGGAATGCTGAGGTTTTCGATGTCGATCTCACCAACTATCTCGTGGATCTTGCCGAATACCTTTTCGCCGCGAATGGCGCCGAGGCGGAAGCTGACATCGAGCAGGCGCAGCACGTCGAGATAGTCCAGGCTCTCCGTCCACTCGCGGTACTCGCGCAGTTTGCCGGCGGCGTAGATACCGCCGATCACCGCGCCCATCGAGCAGCCGGCGATGCAGCCGATTTCATAGCCGCGCGCTTCCAGTTCCTCGATCACGCCGATATGCGCATAACCGCGCGCCCCGCCCGAGCCCAGTACCAGGGCCACTTTCTTGCTCATTGTCGTTTTCCCCCAACTCCATGTCTCGACCATACGCTCGCAGCTGCACTGCGCCAAGGCGGCGTTTGCTAGTATCTAGCGCCTGGTGAGATGGCCCGAGGCGGCCATACGCCACAGCTTTTGTGCGAATCGCGCAGGCACTGGCCTGCAGCCGGGCGCCGGGCACTTTCGCCCGGCGCTGGCATCCATAGACAGACCCTCGCAGTTAAGGAAGTCTTCCGATGAAACACCTGATCATGTTGTCCCTGATGGCCCTGGCGCTGAGCGGCTGCGCCGCCAAGACCGCTTACCGCGACAGTTGCGCCAGCCAGTCGGACGCCGCCTGGCGCGAGCTGGATCTGGCCAAGGCGGAAGGGTTCGCCGGCACGGTGAGCTACTCCAAGGCCCTGACCTTGCTGACCGGGGCCAAGACCTCGCAGCAGTTCGAGGGCTACCAGAGCTGTGCGCGCAACGCCGAGAAGGCCCGCTTCTATATCCGCGAATCGCGTGCCGGGCGCTGAGCATGCGCCTCGACTTCACCCAGCTGGCGCCGCTGGATGCTTACCGCTGGCTGGCTTCCACGGTGACCCCGCGGCCTATCGCCTGGGTTTCCACCCGCTCGGCCGAAGGCATCAGCAACCTGGCGCCGTTCAGCTTCTTCCAGGTGATCAGCGATGCGCCGCCGACCCTGATGGTCAACGTCAATAGTCGCGGCGACGGCAGCCTCAAGGACACCCTGCGCAATGTGCAGGCCAGCGGCGAGCTGGTGATTCAGCTGGTGAGCTTCGCCCAGGCCGAGGCGATGAATGCCAGCGCGGCGAACCTGCCCCATGGCGTCAGCGAGTTCGAGCAGTGCGGGATTGCCAGTCTGCCCGGCGAACGCGTGGCCGTACCGCGGGTGGCCGGTGCGGCGGTGGCCTTCGAGTGCCGGCTGGTCGAGGCGCAGCCGTACCCGCGGCAGGCGCCGAACTGCCACCTGATCTTCGCCGAGGTGCTGCTGGCCCATGTGGACGATGCGGTGCTGGACGAACGCGGGCGGATCGACCCGCAGCGCCTGGATCTGGTCGGGCGCCTGGGTGGTACGGCCTACAGCCGCACCCGGGATATCTTTCAGATGGTGCGCCCGGGTTGAGCCGGGCGCGGCTTACCAGTAGAGGGTGACGCGGGTCGGCTGGTCGCCCTGAGCCTGCACCTGGGTGATCGCCTGGGCACTGGCCGTGCGGTCGACCTGCTGGCCCTGGGCGTCATACATCACCCGGTAGCTGGCGGCCGGCGCGCATTGCGAGCTCTTGACCGACAGCGCGTCAGCGCTGCGCTGGGCATCGATCTGGCAGGAGTCGACGATGGTCAGGCTGACGGGCATCTGACCGCTGGCCTGGCCGGCGTGGGACTGGAGGGGAAGCAGGGCGGTGGTGAGCAGCAATGCAACAGCAAGGCGAATCTTGGAGGCGTACGTCAGGGGCATGATACCTACTGCTTGAGAAAGGCTTGCCGGCAGCCGATGCGCTCCATCAGGGGCGTGCTGGCGAGCGGTTCTTACTTCCTTACCTTGATCCTCCGTGGATGTGAAAACGGCCCTGCAAATTACTGAATTTGCAGGGCCGCCAGGTGATTCCGTGCCTTGGTTGAGCCGATTTTATCAATCGCCGTAAGTGATGGCGATATGGCATCCAAGCCATTCGTCTTATTCCCGCGTCGACGAATGCGACGGGGCGGAATGGCTTTTGGCTTACACGCGGGCAAGTCACTGCGCACAGTTTCGTGAGCAAAGGTTGCACGGCGCTTTGCCGGCCGTGCTCGGCCCAGTAGCATCGGGGGATCAGTACAAGGAGCGAGCGATGCGTACGAAACTGGATGCCTGCCTGCAGTCGGTGAACCAGATCCTGCTGGGCAAGGAACCGCAGGTGCGCCTGGCGCTGACCTGCCTGCTGGCCGGCGGGCACCTGTTGATCGAGGATCTGCCGGGGATGGGCAAGACCACCCTCAGCCAGGCTCTGGCGCGGGTGCTGGGCCTGAGCTTCCAGCGCATCCAGTTCACCTCCGACCTGCTGCCCGGCGACATCCTCGGCACTTCGGTGTTCGACAAGGACAGCGGCCAGTTCACTTTCCACCCCGGGCCGATCTTCGCCGAGCTGGTGCTGGCCGACGAGATCAATCGCGCCACGCCGAAGAGCCAGAGCGCGCTGCTGGAGGCCATGGAGGAGGGCCAGGTAACCATCGAGGGCGCTACCCGGCCGCTGCCGCAGCCGTTCTTTGTCATCGCCACGCAGAACCCGGTCAGCTCCGGTGGCACCTTCGCCCTGCCCGAATCGCAGCTGGATCGCTTCCTCATGCGCCTGTCCCTGGGTTACCCGGCCAAGGCGGCGGAGAAGGCGCTGCTGCTGGGCGAGGCACGTCGTGACTTGTTGCCGAAGCTCGACGCGCTGCTCGATCACCGCGAGCTGGCGGCGATCCAGGCGCTGATTCCGCAGATCCGCGCCAGCGATGCGCTGGTCGATTACGTGCTGCGCCTGGTCGAGGCCACTCGCAGTGAGCCGCAGTTCGCCTGGGGCCTGTCGCCGCGTGCCAGCCTGGCGCTGTTGGCAGCCGCACGGGCCTGGGCCTTCCTGGGCAACCGCGACTACGTGATTCCTGAGGATGTGCAGGCCGTGCTGCCGGCCGTGGTCGGTCATCGCCTGCGCGAGCGTGCCGATCCGTCCGGGCATGGCGGTGGCTCGCTGGTGCAGTGGCTGCTGCGCGAAGTGCCGGCGGTCTGATGTTCGCCTGGGTCAAGCCGCGCTGGCGGCGTTGGATCGTGCGGCGCATCCCGCCGGCGGCGCAGGTGCAGCTGGATCAGAAGCGCATCTTCATCATGCCCAACCGGGTCGGCGCCGGCTTTTCCCTGGCGCTGCTGCTGATGCTGCTGGCCGGGATCAACTACGAGAACAGCCTGGCCTATGGCCTGACCTTCATGCTGGCGGCAGTGTTCATCGTCGCCATCCTGCATACCTTCCGCAATTTCAGCGGGCTGATCCTCAAGGCGGGCGTCAGCGGCTCGGTGTTCGTCGGCGAGCAGGCGCGTTTTCGCGTGCGCCTGGAAAGCGCCGAGCGCAGTCATCAGGCCGTAGCCCTGGGCTGGCCACCGGCCGAGCTGCAGGTGCTCGATGTGCCGGAGCGCGGCCAGCGCGAATGCGAGCTGAGCCTGCCGGCGTTACGCCGTGGCTGGTTGCGCCCGGAGCGCTTGCGGGTGGAGAGTCGCTTTCCGCTGGGCATCCTGGTGGCCTGGAGCTGGGTCGATCTGGATCAGGCCGTGCTGGTCTACCCGCGCCCCGTGGCGGGTGACCTGCCGCTGGCGGTGGGCGGCGGCCAGGACGACGAAGACGAGGGCACGCGCAGCCTGGGCCAGGGTGCCGACGATTACCAGGGCCTGAAGAGCTACCAGCCCGGCGACTCCAAGCGGCGCCTGCACTGGAAGGCCTATTCGCGTGGCCAGGGGCTGCTGGTCAAGGACTTCGCCGCCCTGGCCGGGCGTGACCTGTGGCTGGACTTTCTGGCTTTGGGCGGCGATCCCGAGGCGCGCCTGTCGCTGCTCTGCCACTGGGTGCTGCAGCTGGATGCCCGGCAGCAGCCCTATGGTCTGCGCTTGCCTGGCAGCGAGCTGGCACCGGACTATGGCGATGCCCACCGCGAGGCTTGTCTGCGCGCCCTGGCCTTGTACGGGGAGTCGCGATGAGCGCGCCGCAGCCGATTCCTCGCATCGGCCTGACCTGGCTGCTGGTGGCCCAGGTGCTGGTGATCCTGCCGCTGCTGCTGCACTTGCCGCCGTGGATCATCGCCCTGTGGCTGGCCTGCGCCGGCTGGCGGGTGCAGATCTTCCGCATGCGCGCGCGCTACCCCAGCCGCGTCGAGCGCCTGGGGCTGATCGCCGCCACCGGGGCGGCGGTGTTCTTCTCCCGCGGCAGTTTCCTCGGCCTGGATGCCGGCGCCTTGCTGCTGGTGGCGGCCTTCTGCCTCAAGTTGCTGGAGATGCGCAGTCGCCGCGATGCCCTGCTGCAGATCTTCCTCGGCTTCTTCGTGGTGGTGATCGGCTACCTGTTCGACGACAGCCTGCTGGCTGCGGTCTACAGCCTGCTGCCGGTGGTGGCCCTGCTGGCCGCGCTGATCGGCCTGCAGCAGAGTGCCCTGGCGGTGCAGCCGCGGGCCACGATCAGGCTGGCTGCCAGTCTGCTGCTGCAGGCGCTGCCACTGATGCTCCTGCTGTTCGTGTTCTTCCCGCGGCTGGCGCCGCTGTGGAGCATGCCGGCGCCGAACAAGGCGCTGAGCGGGCTGTCCGACAGCATGGCGCCGGCGGATATCGCTGAGCTCAGCCAGTCCGACGCCCTGGCGTTTCGCGCCAGTTTCAGCGGCGCCATCCCGCCGCGGGTACAGCTGTACTGGCGTGCCCTGACTCTCGAGCAGTTCGATGGCCGGCGCTGGTCGCAGTCGCCCGGCGCCCAGCACGAAACCGGCGCGCTGTGGCAGAAGCGCGGTGAACCGTTGGACTACAGCATCGTCATGCAGCCGAGTGGCCAGACCTGGCTGTTCGCCCTGGATGTCGGCCAGGCCGACCAGAGCGATGTGCAGCAGATGAGCGACTTCCACCTGCAGCGGCGCCAGCCGGTGCAGCAGAGCCTGCTGTACCAGGTGCAGTCCTGGCCCCAGGCGCTGCGCCAGGAGCAACTGCCGCCAGCCATCGCCCAGCGCACCCTGCAGCTGCCGGCCGAGGGCGACCCGCGCAGCCGCGCCTGGGCGGTCGAGCTCAAGCGCCAGTATGCCGAGCCGCAGGCACTGGTCGACGCGCTGCTGCGTCACTTCAACCGCGAACCTTATGGCTACACCCTGCGCCCGCCACCGGTGGGAGTGAACAGCATCGACGAGTTCCTGTTCCGCACGCGCAAGGGCTTCTGCGCTCACTATGCCGGGGCGATGACCTTCGTCCTGCGCGCCGCGGGCATTCCGGCGCGGGTGGTGGCCGGTTACCAGGGCGGCGAGATCAGCCCGGCCGGCCACGATGTTGCGGTGCGCCAGTTCGATGCCCACGCCTGGGTCGAGTACTGGCAGGCGGGGCAGGGCTGGGTGGCGGTCGATCCGACCTTCCAGGTCGCCCCCGAGCGTATCGAGCAGGGCCTGGAGCAGGCGGTGGCCGACGAGGAGAGCTTCCTCGCCGACTCGCCGCTGTCGCTGCTGCGTTACCGCGACATCGGCTGGCTGAACGACCTGCGCATGGGCTGGGATGATCTCAACTATGGCTGGCAGCGCTGGGTACTGGGCTATCAGTCAACCCAGCAGCTGCAGTTGCTGCAACGCTGGTTCGGCAGCCTGGACTGGACGCGCCTGGCCATCGGCCTGGTCGGCTGCGGTGGGCTGCTGCTGGGGGGGCTGGCGCTGTGGCTGTTCAAGCCCTGGCGCCGTGAACGCGACCCGCAGCAGCGCCTGCTGCGCGGCTTCGAGCGCCTGCTTGGGCGCCACGGCCTGCAGCGCCAGCCGGCCGAGGGCGTGCGTGCCTTTGCCCGGCGCGCGGCGCAGGCCCTGCCGGAACAGGCGCAGGCCATCGATGCCTTCGCCCGGATCTTCGAGGCGCAGCGCTATGCCGGCCAGGCCAGTGCGCCGCAGCAGTTGCGCCAGGCCCTGCGCCAGCTGCGCCGTGCCTTGCCCTGGCGACGCCAGCCGGCGGGCAGAGCTGCCGACTAAGTCGCAGGTGGCCCGGGAACCCGTCGCCAAGGGCCGGGCCAGAGCCAATACGGGGTGATTCCTGCGCTGAATTGTCTGCTCTGCCACTCCCGCAGTCCGATGCTTTTCCCCTAAGCTTCGGGGCAGACTCGAGGAGATTGCTGCATGACTTTCGCAGAACTGATTCAGGCGGTGCACAACCGCCCGCAACACGTGGTGGTGCCTTCCCTGTGGGGCCAGGGCCGGGCGACTTTCGGCGGCCTGGTGGCTGCCATGGTCTACGAGGCCATGCGGGTCAAGGTGCCGGCCGGGCGGCCGGTGCGTTCGCTGTCGATCACCTTCGTCGGGCCGCTGCTGATGAACGAGCCGGTGGCCTTCGAGGTGGAAGTGTTGCGCGAAGGCAAGGCGGTCAGCCAGGTGGTCGGGCGCGCCGTGCAGAACGGCGAAGTGGTGGCCATGGTACAGGGCAGCTTCGGCGCTGCGCGGGTCTCGCAGGTCTCGGTGGCGGCCGATCCGGCGCCGGCGATGAAGGCCGTCGAGGAGTGCCAGGAACTGCCCTATCTCAAGGATGTTACCCCGGAATTCACCCGTTTCCTGGCCATGCGCTGGGGCCTGGGCGGCATGCCGTTCAGCAGCAACCCGTCGCGCGAGATGGGTGGCTGGGTGCGCCTGCGCAGCGACGTGAGCTACGACCGCATTACCGAGGCGCACCTGCTGGCCCTGGTCGATGCCTGGCCGCCGGTACCGCTGTCGCAGCTGAGCAAGCCGGCACCGGGCAGCTCGCTGACCTGGACGGTGGAGTTCATGCACCCGATCCCGCAGCTGACCACCCACGACTGGTGCTTGTACCGGGCGGAGATCGAGCATGCCCGCGACGGCTATGGGCACATTGCCGCGCGTCTGTGGAGCCCGAGTGGCGAGCTGCTGGCGTTGAGCCGGCAGACCACCGTGGTGTTCGACTGACCCCGACTCAGTCCTCGTCTGCCGCGCTCGCTTTGGCGATGGCCGGCAGACCGAAGAAGGCACGGGCGCTGGCGCTGCTGTGCGCCGCCAGCGCAGCCTGGCTCTCGCCACGGTGCAGGGCCACTTCGCGCAGCACTTCGCCAAGAAACGCCGGCTCGTTGTGCCCGCTCTTCGGCTTGGGCCGCAGGCTGCGTGGCAGCAGGTAGGGCGCATCGCTTTCCAGCAGCAGGCGGCCCTGGGGAATGTCGCGCACCAGCGGATGCAGATGGGTGCCGCGGCGCTCGTCGCAGATCCAGCCGGTGATGCCGATATGCAGGTCGAGGTCGAGGTAGCCGTACAGGCTGCCCTTGTCGCCGGTGAAGCAGTGCACCACGGCGGCCGGCAGGTCATCGCGGAACTCGCGCAGAATCGCCAGCAGGCGCTCGCCGGCTTCACGCTCATGGAGGAACACCGGCATCTGCAGCTCCACGGCCAGCGCCAGCTGTTCTTCCAGGGCCTTCTCCTGCTGCGGTCGCGGTGAGAAGTCGCGGTTGAAGTCCAGGCCGCATTCGCCCACCGCCCGTACACGCTCTGCGCTGAGCAGGGTGCGCAGCTGGCGAGCGCTGTCGGCGTTCCACTGGCTGGCATCGTGGGGATGGATGCCGGCGGTGCTGAACAGGCGACTGCCGCTCTCATCCAGCTCGTGGCAGAACTCCAGGGCTTTTTCGCTTTCTTCCAGGCTGGTGCCGGTCAGCACCAGTTGGCAGACGCCGGCGGCGTAGGCGCGGGCGAGTACTGCGTCACGCTCGCGGGCCAGACTCGGATGGGTCAGATTGACGCCGATGTCGATGAGTTGCATGGTGCTACCTCAAAGGCTGAGCCGGGCAGCATAGCAGAGCTGGTAAATGCTTAATAAACACAACAAGAACAGTGCCTTATGTCTGACTTTTGATCTTTGTCAGCAGCTTGCGCTGGTGACCGGGAAAGGCCTGTGAGAACCTCCGCGCCCCTCACCATGGAACTGCCGTGCGTGCGGGCGATCTCACTCGGCCAGGTCGGCCCGTGACCTGGCTCAACCCGGAGGCCCGATGAGGCGAGCGCTGCTGCTTCTGTTCTGCTGCCTGGCAGCGCTGCCCTGGTCGGCCCAGGCGCGTCTGGGCGGCCTGGCGGAAAACCTGCCCCATGCCGCGGCCACCCGCGACCTGGCGGAGATCCGCAAGAGCGGCGAGCTGCGCGTGCTGGTCAACCAGAGCCGCAACAGCTCCGGGGAAATCAAGGGCCAGGCCATCGGTCTGGAATACCACCGTCTGCATGCCTTCGAGCAATACCTCAATGACCAGGGCCGTGATGGCGGCAGCCTGCGCCTCAAGCTGATCCCGCGGGCCAAGGAGCAACTGCTGACCGCTCTGCAGCGCGGCGAGGGTGATCTGGTGGCGCCTGGCGAGCTGATCGACGCCCATGCCGGGCAACTGGTCAGCGCCAGTGCGGCGATTCGCAGCGACGTGCCCATCGTGGTGGTCGGCGCGCGTGGCAACCGGCATTACCTGCGTCTGGACGACATGTCCGGCAAGGTGCTGACGCTGCCGCGAGGCAGTGCGGCTGCCGAGGCACTGGGTGAGGTCAACCAGCGCCTGGCGGCGCGCAAGCAGGCGCCAATCGAGGTGCAGTGGGCCGACCCCAGCCTGGCCGTGGAGGATGTGCTGGAGATGGTGCACGCCGGGGTCTACCCCTGGACTGCCGTCGAGCAGCCGATCGCCGAACGCTGGACGCGAGTGCTGCCGCGCTTGCGCATCGAGCGGCACCTGGTGCTCGGTCGTGAGGCCGACATGAGTTGGTACGTGCGCCGTGATGCGCCGATGCTGCGCGCCAGCATCGACCGCTTCCTCGCCGGCTACCGCAGCCCGGCGGATCAGGACGCGGTATTCCAGCGCGTCTACCGGCGCATCTACAAGGTGCGCGATCCGCTGGCGCGGGCCGACCGGCAACGCCTGGCGCGGGTTGCCGGGGTGCTGCGCAAACATGCCCAGCAGCAGAAGCTCGACTGGCTGTACCTGGCCGCCGTGGCCTTCAAGGAGTCGACCCTCAATCCGGCCGCACGTGGTGCCGGCGGGGCCACCGGGCTGATGCAGATCACTCCGGCGGCCGCGCGCAGCGTCGGGGTCAGCAATATCCAGGTGCTGGACAACAACGTGCGGGCCGCCTCGCTGTACCTGGCACGCATCCGCCGGCAGTTCTTCGCCAGCAGCCAGCTGGAGGAGCACCAGCGCATGGCCTTCGTCCTCGCCGCCTACAACCTGGGGCCGCAGCGGGTGCAGGGTCTGCGTGCGGAGGCGCGGCGGCGCGGCCTGAATCCCAACCAGTGGTTCTTCCAGGTCGAGCGGGTGGCCATGGAGCAGCTGGGCATGGGCGTGGTCAGCTACGTCAACAGCGTGAACAAGTACTACCTGGCCTATGAGCAGGAGCGTGAGGGACTGGAGCCGCAGGCAAGTCGGGTGTCGGCACAAAAGTAATCGTAAAATTAGATATTAATATCCGGATATTTGCGCTTTTCTAATCGATTAATTCGTCTAATCTACACCTCAGCAACAGACAACTCCGAACGCACCCACACAAGGACACCGCAACATGAACAACCTGATCAAGAACCTGCTTTCCAGCAACGCCGGCTACGGCATCACCCTGCTGCGCGTGGCGACCGGCCTGACTTTCGCCGCCCACGGTTCGCAGAAGCTGTTTGGCTGGTTCGGTGGCTACGGCCTGGCCGGTGTGGCCCAGTGGATGGAAAGCATCGGCATCACCCCCGGCTACCTGATGGCTGCGCTGGCCGGTAGCGCCGAGTTCTTCGGTGGCCTGGCCCTGGTGATCGGCCTGCTGGTGCGCCCGGCTGCGCTGTCGCTGCTGGTGGTGTCGCTGGTGGCGATGTTCACCGTGCACTGGGTCAACGGCTTCTTCATCACCGCCAACGGTTACGAGTACGCCCTGACCCTCGGCATCATCAGCATCGCCCTGCTGATCGAAGGCGCCGGCAAGCTCTCGCTGGATCGTCGCATCGCCGGCTGATCGCCCCGCCGCAAACCAAGGCCCGCCTCGTGCGGGCCTTTTTCATGGGCGGGATTTACTGGCTGGCGGACTGGGCCTTGGCTTTGGCCTGGGCATCGGCCAGCTGCTCGGCGGCGCTCAGGCGCAGGCGTTCCTGGTCATTGAAGCGTTCGCCGGCCAGGCGCTCGATGGCGGCCTGCCTGTCGTCGGCGCTGAGCCCGCTGTTGGCTTCGATCTGTGCTTTCTCCTGGCGATAGTCGCTGAGGCGCTGCTGCCACTGCTGGCGTTGCCGGTCGAGGGCTTCCAGACGTGCGGTGGCTTCGGCACCGACCAGTTGCAGGCGCAGCTGCTGCAGCTGCGCGGCGTCGCCCCCGCGGGCCTGGAGGGCGGCGGTCTGCTCGCGCAGCTCGGTCTGCAGTTGCGGCACCACGGCGTCCTGCAGGGACTCGGGCAGGCTGGCGCGCAGCTGATCCAGCGCTGCGGCTTTCTGCTGGGGGCTCAGGGCCGGGTCGTTGCGGATGGCCAGGCGCTGCAGGGTGAACTGGTTGTAGGCCTCTTCTTCGGCGAAGAAGGCCTGGTGGGTTTCCTGATTGAAGATCGAGGCGCGCAGGGTCTGCACCGCCTGTTCG
The window above is part of the Pseudomonas alcaligenes genome. Proteins encoded here:
- a CDS encoding lipase secretion chaperone, giving the protein MNKTLLLGVPTLIGAAIALTFYLDPLDRPDANAPAAASIAPAIAPTPDAPSAASASPVSTGPNLAPGVQALPPSFAGTEVDGQFALDAAGNLLISRDIRRIFDYFLSAIGEEPLRNSVKRLQDYIRSQLPEPAEGQALALLEQYLDYKRQLVQLERDLPQLANLDAVRQREQAVQTLRASIFNQETHQAFFAEEEAYNQFTLQRLAIRNDPALSPQQKAAALDQLRASLPESLQDAVVPQLQTELREQTAALQARGGDAAQLQQLRLQLVGAEATARLEALDRQRQQWQQRLSDYRQEKAQIEANSGLSADDRQAAIERLAGERFNDQERLRLSAAEQLADAQAKAKAQSASQ
- a CDS encoding DoxX family protein, which translates into the protein MNNLIKNLLSSNAGYGITLLRVATGLTFAAHGSQKLFGWFGGYGLAGVAQWMESIGITPGYLMAALAGSAEFFGGLALVIGLLVRPAALSLLVVSLVAMFTVHWVNGFFITANGYEYALTLGIISIALLIEGAGKLSLDRRIAG